In one Natronosalvus amylolyticus genomic region, the following are encoded:
- a CDS encoding CPBP family intramembrane glutamic endopeptidase → MRHQKRVAELAVDPVSILPYAIFMLMFGPIPEELGWRGYALDGLQARWNALGASLILGVAWAAWHAPLFFMLGTYQAGLGVLTLPFWDFMVGAILVSVLYTWIYNNTGRSVLGAVLFHFSGNFSGELVPHGPIGGLLPVVLTLLVVVVVVLVYGPKTLTQHSPPQSSGTE, encoded by the coding sequence GTGCGACATCAGAAGCGAGTTGCCGAGTTAGCTGTCGACCCGGTATCGATCCTCCCGTATGCGATTTTCATGTTGATGTTTGGCCCAATACCGGAAGAACTAGGCTGGCGCGGATACGCACTCGACGGGCTACAGGCGCGCTGGAACGCGTTAGGGGCTAGCCTGATCCTCGGCGTCGCTTGGGCCGCTTGGCACGCCCCATTGTTTTTCATGCTGGGCACCTACCAGGCCGGTTTAGGTGTGCTGACGCTCCCGTTTTGGGATTTCATGGTCGGGGCTATACTCGTCTCAGTTCTCTACACATGGATCTACAATAACACGGGACGCAGTGTTCTCGGAGCAGTTCTGTTTCACTTCTCGGGGAACTTCAGCGGTGAACTCGTTCCCCACGGCCCCATCGGCGGACTCTTACCAGTAGTGTTGACGCTGCTGGTAGTCGTTGTAGTGGTACTCGTCTACGGACCGAAGACATTAACTCAACATTCACCCCCGCAGTCGTCCGGTACAGAGTGA
- a CDS encoding homing endonuclease associated repeat-containing protein, which translates to MTTAREHTETGNAAFQASEYEAALEAYEEANEYYDEVETLYGQFFGELAADPDRCDVCGCMLDDDLVPWEIEIDSEGSLQVCPSCAQFGPDGTLPAPDEVRVERRYVEEDIESIRSGDVGLSWASNNPISSNEADTQSTGSGRDTRQMLIQLVGVVQQVGRVPTAAELDTDTDFGCLEYEDEFGGIEEALREAGFDV; encoded by the coding sequence GTGACGACGGCTCGAGAGCATACTGAAACAGGGAACGCAGCGTTTCAAGCGTCGGAGTACGAGGCCGCGCTCGAAGCGTACGAAGAAGCGAACGAATACTACGACGAAGTGGAAACCCTGTACGGACAGTTTTTCGGCGAACTGGCGGCCGATCCCGATCGCTGTGATGTATGTGGATGTATGCTAGACGACGATCTTGTGCCATGGGAGATCGAGATTGATAGTGAAGGCTCACTACAGGTGTGTCCGTCATGTGCCCAGTTTGGACCAGACGGAACGCTACCAGCACCTGATGAGGTGAGGGTTGAACGTCGGTATGTGGAGGAGGACATTGAGAGTATTCGCTCCGGTGATGTTGGGTTGTCGTGGGCGTCAAATAACCCAATATCGTCGAACGAGGCGGATACCCAATCAACTGGTAGTGGACGAGATACACGTCAGATGCTTATCCAGCTGGTCGGTGTTGTGCAACAGGTCGGTCGTGTGCCAACCGCGGCAGAATTGGATACTGACACTGACTTTGGGTGCCTTGAGTACGAAGACGAGTTCGGTGGAATTGAGGAGGCGTTACGGGAAGCGGGTTTCGACGTCTGA